One genomic segment of Lysobacter sp. 5GHs7-4 includes these proteins:
- the dapB gene encoding 4-hydroxy-tetrahydrodipicolinate reductase — MNAIPRLLIHGASGRMGLALLRLAAARDDLNVVAAVSRKSPAQRVVDGVPQFAASELSGVPEFDVAIDFSLPEGFDPVLALCAQRGSALVSGTTGLSSEQNRAIEAASQRIAVVWAANYSLGVAVLAELVRRAAAALPAWDCDIVEAHHTRKLDAPSGTALHLGQAVAIGSGRDPHYASLRAGDIVGEHTVQFASAGERLELIHRATNRDIFARGALEAALKVVRQAPGRYGLAELMFPNL; from the coding sequence ATGAACGCGATCCCCCGACTCCTGATCCACGGCGCCTCCGGGCGCATGGGGCTGGCGCTGCTGCGCCTGGCCGCCGCACGCGACGATCTGAACGTGGTGGCCGCGGTGTCGCGCAAATCGCCGGCGCAGCGCGTCGTCGACGGCGTGCCGCAGTTCGCCGCCAGCGAGCTGTCGGGGGTGCCCGAGTTCGACGTCGCCATCGATTTCAGCCTGCCCGAAGGCTTCGACCCGGTGCTGGCGCTGTGCGCGCAGCGCGGCAGCGCCCTGGTCTCGGGCACCACCGGCCTGTCGTCGGAGCAGAACCGCGCCATCGAGGCCGCCTCGCAGCGCATCGCCGTGGTCTGGGCGGCCAACTACAGCCTGGGCGTGGCGGTGCTGGCCGAACTGGTGCGCCGCGCCGCGGCGGCGTTGCCGGCCTGGGACTGCGACATCGTCGAGGCCCATCACACCCGCAAGCTCGACGCGCCCTCCGGCACGGCGCTGCACCTGGGCCAGGCGGTGGCGATCGGCAGCGGCCGCGACCCGCATTACGCCAGCCTGCGCGCGGGCGACATCGTCGGCGAGCACACGGTGCAGTTCGCCAGCGCCGGCGAGCGTTTGGAACTGATCCACCGCGCGACCAACCGCGACATCTTCGCCCGCGGCGCGCTGGAAGCCGCGCTCAAGGTGGTGCGCCAGGCGCCCGGCCGCTACGGCCTGGCCGAGCTGATGTTCCCGAATCTGTGA
- a CDS encoding ankyrin repeat domain-containing protein, with product MRRLLRLLALCASLLGVNAAFARVPAAERVFAGEQLVLAQAIARGRVEDVRRLAATMGADALNRPGAQDMTLLFFALQHAFGEKADGLRILGALVEAGADPLQEVEGLGSVAGVAMRAKSPRYIDALLLAGLDPDAAEGGTPLLFDAVEAPSLEAVRLMLERGAAIDRHDTLGNTALMKALMSMRLDTVDFLLDRGADPQVVNINGVSFAGQLQFQIGRQSEGSPAQRKMHAIRDRLIARGQVWPPLSREAERERMRQRGQTPDALLPVR from the coding sequence ATGCGCCGACTGTTACGCCTGCTGGCCCTGTGCGCCTCGTTGCTGGGCGTCAACGCCGCGTTCGCGCGCGTGCCCGCGGCCGAACGCGTCTTCGCCGGCGAGCAGTTGGTGCTGGCGCAGGCGATCGCGCGCGGCCGCGTCGAGGACGTGCGCCGCCTGGCCGCGACGATGGGCGCGGACGCGCTCAATCGGCCCGGCGCGCAGGACATGACCCTGCTGTTCTTCGCCTTGCAGCACGCCTTCGGCGAAAAGGCCGACGGCTTGCGCATCCTCGGCGCGCTGGTCGAAGCCGGCGCGGATCCGTTGCAGGAAGTCGAGGGCCTGGGCAGCGTGGCCGGCGTGGCGATGCGCGCCAAAAGTCCGCGCTACATCGACGCCCTGTTGCTGGCCGGGCTGGACCCCGACGCCGCCGAAGGCGGCACGCCGCTGTTGTTCGATGCGGTCGAGGCGCCGAGCCTGGAAGCCGTGCGCCTGATGCTGGAGCGAGGCGCGGCCATCGACCGCCACGACACGTTGGGCAATACCGCGCTGATGAAGGCGCTGATGTCGATGCGCCTGGATACCGTGGATTTTTTGCTGGATCGCGGCGCCGATCCGCAGGTCGTCAATATCAACGGCGTGTCCTTCGCCGGCCAGCTGCAGTTCCAGATCGGCCGGCAAAGCGAGGGCTCGCCCGCGCAGCGCAAGATGCATGCGATCCGCGACCGCCTGATCGCGCGCGGCCAAGTCTGGCCGCCGCTGTCGCGCGAGGCCGAGCGCGAGCGCATGCGCCAGCGCGGGCAGACGCCGGATGCGTTGTTGCCGGTGCGCTGA